Part of the Methanococcus voltae genome is shown below.
TTAACCCGAGCCCATATATGTTCTTACTCGAATTTGATAAAAAAATAGTTGGTGCATCCCCTGAAACCATGGCATCGGTACAAAATAACATTTTAAAAGTAAATCCAATTGCAGGTACTGCCCCAATTGGTAAAAACGAATTAGAAACGGAAAAATTTGCAAAAGAGCTATTGAATGATGAAAAAGAGCAAGCAGAACACATGATGCTCGTGGACCTTGCTAGAAATGACGTTAGAAAGGTTTGCAAACCCGGAAGTGTAACTCTTGACAAGTTTTTCGATGTTGTAAAATACAGTCATGTTCAACATATTGAGAGTGAAATTAGCGGTATTTTAGATAAAAAACATAATTTCAATATGTTTGATGCAATAGAAGCTACATTCCCTGCAGGTACTCTTACAGGAGCTCCTAAATTTAGGGCGATGGAAATAATCGATAAAATAGAAAAATCAAGGCGAAAAGTCTACGGTGGTGCGGTAGGTTACTTCTCAAATAGTGGAAATGCTGATTTAGCGATAGGGATTAGGATGACAGAGATTGAAAAAAACGATATTTGTAGCGTTAGAGCGGGTGCGGGTATTGTAGCTGATTCAATTCCTGAAAAAGAGTATTATGAAACAGAACGGAAAATGCGAGCGATGATGAAAGCTTTAGGCGTTAAATCTCCATTTAAAAAGGGTGAAGATGTATGATAGTAATAATCGATAATAAAGATTCGTTTGTATGGAATTTAGCAGACTATGCGTCATTATACGATGAAATAAAAGTGGTTCCAAACACTATAGAAGTCGAACAATTGCTAAATCTAAATCCTGACGGTATTATCATATCTCCAGGACCGGGAAGCCCCGAAAACGATAAAGATGTTCAAAATTGCCCTAAAATTATTCAAGAATTAAATGTTCCGATTTTGGGTGTCTGTTTAGGTCATCAAACTATTGCAAACGTCTTTGGAGGGAAAGTCGGTAAAATTCCACCGTTTCATGGTAAATCAAGCTATATAAAACACGATGGAAAGGGAATTTTCAAAGATGTTGAATTACCATTTAAAGCAGGTCGATATCATTCGCTTTCGGTCTTAAAAATGCCCAAGAACTTCCATATATCGGCTACGAGCGATGATGGAACTATAATGGGGATAAGGCACAATTCAAAACCCATATTTGGTGTTCAATTTCATCCCGAAAGTATTTTAACAGAATTTGAGAAAAAAGAAGGTTTAAAAATTATTAAAAACTTTGTAGAGCTTTCAAAATTTTATAAATCGGATACTGAAACTAATCTTAATTGTAAATCTTAATATTCAATCTTAATTGTAAATCTTAAAAATTAGAAATAACGACGTGAAAAAATGTTTTTAAAAATTTGTGGAATAAAAACTTTAGGGGAATTAAAAATCGTCGAGAAATACGCAAATGCTACGGGAGTTATTGTAGAATGCGAATCAAAACGTAAGATAAACTTGAAAACTGCGGAAAATATCATCAATAATTCCGAAATTCCAGTTTTCACAGTTTCGACATCTAAAAATTTGGAAATTTGGAAATTAATAATTGATTCGACTTCAAAAAATTCAAATTTTAAGCCATATGTTCAAATTCATTCAAATTTATCTTCAAAAGATGTGAATTATCTTAAAAATGAATATGACTGCTTCGTAATGAAATCATTTAAAGTCCTTGAAAGAAGCTTAAATCCTAAAATAGACGCTGAAAAACTTATTGACGAAATTAAGGAGTATAACGTTGATAAAATTCTACTGGATACTGGCATGGGTTGTGGGAAAACTCATGACCATAGAATCAGTGCAATTATTTCAAAAAAATTTGATGTCGTACTCGCAGGCGGTCTAACTTTTGAAAACGTGAAAAAAATTGTAAATTCCGTAAAACCTGCAGGAATTGATATTTCGAGCGGTGTCGAATTAAAAAATAGCAAAGACGAATTATTAATAAAAAAGTTTTGTGATAATTTGATTTAATAAGAATTAGTCAAAATAATCAAATTATAACTAATTGTAGTTAATTAAAAATTATAACTAATTAAAAGTCATACGTAATTAAATTATGGTGAAATTATGAAATGTAATACAAAATGTGATAAAAACGGATATTTTGGAGAATTTGGGGGTCAGTATATACCTGAAGTTTTAAAACCTGCTATTGAAGAGCTTAAAGAAGCTTATAAAGAATTAAAAGATGATGAAGACTTTCAAAATGAACTTTCATACTATTTGAAACATTATGCAGGACGTGAAACGCCCCTTTACTATGCAAAGAATCTATCTGAAAAACTTGGTGGTGCTAAAATCTATCTAAAAAGAGAGGATTTATTGCACGGTGGCGCCCATAAAACTAATAATACAATAGGTCAAGCATTACTTGCTAAAAAAATGGGTAAAACAAGAATAATTGCGGAAACTGGCGCAGGTCAACATGGTGTCGGTACATCAATGGCAGGGGCACTTTTTGGCCTTGAAACAGAGATTTTTATGGGTCGGATAGACACGGAAAGGCAACAACCTAACGTAGCACGTATGAAACTATTGGGTGCAAAAGTAACACCAGTCGATACAGGTT
Proteins encoded:
- a CDS encoding phosphoribosylanthranilate isomerase, whose amino-acid sequence is MFLKICGIKTLGELKIVEKYANATGVIVECESKRKINLKTAENIINNSEIPVFTVSTSKNLEIWKLIIDSTSKNSNFKPYVQIHSNLSSKDVNYLKNEYDCFVMKSFKVLERSLNPKIDAEKLIDEIKEYNVDKILLDTGMGCGKTHDHRISAIISKKFDVVLAGGLTFENVKKIVNSVKPAGIDISSGVELKNSKDELLIKKFCDNLI
- a CDS encoding aminodeoxychorismate/anthranilate synthase component II, whose amino-acid sequence is MIVIIDNKDSFVWNLADYASLYDEIKVVPNTIEVEQLLNLNPDGIIISPGPGSPENDKDVQNCPKIIQELNVPILGVCLGHQTIANVFGGKVGKIPPFHGKSSYIKHDGKGIFKDVELPFKAGRYHSLSVLKMPKNFHISATSDDGTIMGIRHNSKPIFGVQFHPESILTEFEKKEGLKIIKNFVELSKFYKSDTETNLNCKS